A window of Malania oleifera isolate guangnan ecotype guangnan chromosome 2, ASM2987363v1, whole genome shotgun sequence genomic DNA:
AATACTATTGAATACAACTCTCTCAACACATGTGACCAGTCTAATTATTCATCCAACCGTTTCTCATTCAATTACGTTGTGATTTTAACAATTCTCATTATGTGAAATTCCTTTTCTTTATGCAACAAGCATGACACTTTTAAGTTATTAATATATGGCACCAACAAAATCAATTTAATTATCTGTGTATAGAATATCTAGTATGCAAAATTTGGTACTCCCAGAGGGGGAATTTACTGCCATCGGGATGCACATGGATCTGCCCACGGCACTCCTACTGAATGAGATGGGTTGGAAAATTCTcctgccctctctctctctctctttctctctctcatgcTTACATGCAAATGCATGTGTGAGAACCATGTGATGCTTCTCCTAGTATCTATTGGCCAAGGGTTTAATTTTTGTGTCGCTGGTTAACAACCACTAGTAACTCACAGCACACGAATCTGTTCAATGCTCTGCTTTTATGAAGAGATTCCAAAAGGGATATCTTTTAGGGTCTATGCCCATAACTATAGGACAGATGCTGAACCCCAAGAAGAGAAAGAATCTGAAGACAGAAAGATTGGCAGATTTGAGTTGTCTGCTTCGCCAGTTTCTTCCTGATAGCAAGATAAAAAATACTAGCTATTCAGTTGTCAGATTGATAAAACTAGTGATCTTGAAATGACTTAATAGAAAATCACAAGGCAGGTTCAAGGTTGAGGTGCTTCTAGGTGTTGGGACTGGGGTAAAACACTATGGTAACAAGGCATCAACGTAAAAAATGCATAATTCACCTGAATTTCTAGTTTTTATTTGTTACTATAAATCTGAGGATGATCAGCATTCTTCTGGGTAGGTCATGGCTGACCGTATCATAGGAATGCGAACTGCTCTGAAAGAAAAGCTTGAACATTTGGGATCACCCTTGTCATGGGAGCACATAACTAAGCAGGTATGATAGGGTTTGAATAATTGATGCCACTTGTATTGCtctttattatcgttattattattgGGTACCACTCATTTCAAGCATGCCataattattatttgaaattatttttgttaCAGATTGGCATGTTTTGCTATAGTGGGTTGACACCTGAGCAGGTTGATCATTTGACTAAGGAATTTCATATTTACATGACCCGTAATGGCCGTATCAGGTGACATGCTCAATTGTTTATGTGCTTGTAGTCCCTTTTTTTTGTCATTGTATTGGGGTAAATTTTCTAACCGATGAACAAAAATATGCAGCATGGCAGGTGTTACAACTGGCAATGTTGGATATTTGGCAAACGCGATTCATGAGGTCACAAAATCTGCTTAGTGACATCTTCATTACAAGTAACCTATGGCTCCATTGATAGATTAACTAGGCGGCCAAAGAAGTTAGCCAGAGGGTTTacaaatatcataaaatttttgtttctttttcctttcctcCCTACCAAGCATAATAAAATGAATGAATTACACTCGGCCAATTTTATGCTTCTTATTTTTATTCCCTTAAAAATAGGAGGGATCACTGTAACCATGGAAGAGTAAAATTTACTTGAGTTTTTCTATCCTATTTACAAATAAATCAGGTGCAGGCAATAGGTTGTACGTTCGAGAATTGAGAACGATAAGTTATGTCTGAGACCATGTAACTGATTTGAATTTGATTCTATACATTTAAATTGAATCAAGAATTTATAGCATGTAGTGTTCTTCTGTCTTTTtcccttatattattattattattattatggtggTGATGTCTTCCTAACTCGATGCTTGTGGGTGTAGCATAAGATAAGAAAATACTgcatattagaaaatgcttaaagGCACATTATAATGttgttttccttaaaacgttatttgcttCCACTAGATCGGTGTGTATTGAGTCAACAAATTCGTTTTCAGGATACAATGAATCTCAAAATATGATCTGATATCAGTTTGCgttatacacaaacgaaaactgatcacaaacacctTCAGAGAAATCCgaacaaattttttgaaattctaTTTCTGCAGAAAATAGAATCCAGATTTGGAAGTGACAGCCCAAGATAACTGGTGTGGTTGTGCTCTGTGCAGAGTGAGTTGAGGAACCCAGCAAAATAAGTTTGGGTCATTCTATAAATTTAAGCATTGGAAGTGCTAAATGCTAATGTACCTTTGAATGGgaattggattttgaatttgGGTTGACAATGTCCAGTAAAGCTGTTAGCATGACTGCAAAAAGCAACTCTGGCTCTGTAGAATGATATCTATCACTCCAGCATGCGGTTAGGTACCAAGCTCACGTTGTTCATTCAATTAAGACATTGAATTACCATTAACAAATGGCCACAACTATGAACCAATCCCCACCCAGAATTTTCCAAGTTAATTGAAGCTTCTGAAACTTGAAGAGCttcaggaaaaagaaaaagaaattcacttttcatttttgtaataaaaaatgcAAGGAAAACATTTACATAACAAATCaatggaaaaaaatttaaaatttatacatcattaatattttattttttaattatattaaaatatacttTCACTTTTAATCATATTTAATAGAACAAAAGACATTAATCTGTGTGAGATTTGGCTAAAAATACTCGCCTCCCTTGAGATTTTAGAAACCCAAGGACTTAGAATTCAAGAATTTCAAAATCTCCCTTAAGGTTTTGCTAAAAAGACAAACCTCTCTTCATATTTGACAAAATCACAAGCCTTTTCGTGCAAGTGTCTAAAATCAAGTGACGCAAAGAAAGTCTGTGAAATTCTTAAAACCTCAAGTCTTTATTTGGAGctcaaaaaatattaaggaaaagaaataaaaatatcaagaaatccaCATTCtcatatttgattatcaagaaaaataagtaagaaaataaaatatacaaaatttaaaaacaaaattttgattttacacattaatatttaatttttcttaatttttggttatattaaaatacatatttattttttagagtaATTAATAGATAAGGAAAATACAAGAGAAAacatttggatcaaggattttgcttggggaaagaaaaggaaaagaaaataaggaagaaattcattttcccttatattttttcttctctattaaatattatcaaaaataaaaatttatttaatatagttaaaaaaaaaattaaacacaaattgtgtaaaattaaaattttcttcataaatttagtatatcttttattttctttcgcTTTTCTTATAATCAAACATGAAGTTGTAaattccttaatttttttttctttcctaatatttttattttcttcatcacttttcttgataaccaaacataaaattATAGATTCTTTAAATTTTTCCACTCTTAATATTTTCTGATTTACAAAGAAAGTAAATCAAAGAAAGTCTTAAAGAGGTCCCTAAGGACGCTTCTTTGAAacttgagaatatatatatatatatatatatatatatatatatatcaaaaaattCATATTTACATGATTATCGATGAGaataatatatatctatatattctaaatttataaataaaattttaattttatacatcattaattcttatttttctttatttttaatcacattaaaataaactATTATTTTGTATGTTTGATAATATTTAATGGAAAAGAGAAATATAAAGAACAAATTTTCCTCTTTGCTTAGAACAGATTCTAAAACCTGAAAGAAAATGTACGTCTTTTAGCAAACCTCCAAGGACGGTAGCTTTTGTCCTATTTAGTACACAAAACACATAAGTAATAAAAGTTGTATTTCCTTTTTTTTGCCCTCTTCCTTTCTTCAAACAAAATGCCAAGGAAATACACTTCAAAGCATCCTCGTCGCTCAGTGGCACTACCACCAGGGAGGGATTATCTCACTTTCCAATCTTCCTACACCCTAGTTGACCAAACTCACAACTAACCCTCGCTCCTGTTTTTCACCCAACCCCGAGTATTTCGGGGGCATTGTGTACATGTATACAGATATATAGTGCTTATTAAATACAAACATCAGAACAACAGAAACAGAAATAAACAGTAAACTCCAATTATGAAATGTAGTTTGAGACAACAAAACACCACAACCTTAAAAGGTAGAAACAATACCATGTAAAGTGAAAAACAAGCCAGTTTACCGAGTCTGCAGCAGCTCCCGCGTGCTTTTAAAGCACCTACCTATATCCAGACATGAATTGCAACATCCCTTAACTCCTAGCTTTCTGGAATCTTTTACGATCAAAACAATGTACAAAAGCAGGGAAACAGTTTGTTTTAAGCTAAATTGATGTACTAGACAACATGAATTCCAAGTCATGCCGAACAGAACAGCCAGTATACATATGCATCTTTGCACGTGACAAAAACGTCTGCAATTAGGCCATGCTCGGCAACACAGCTCACAAAGAGGTATCGGAACCCCCTTTGCTACATCCACTAGAGAAAAGGCAACCTTCATGCTTTCTCTCTCTACTTACGTGCCCGCTGGATGAGGGAAGCTGAGACCACTTTGCCGCCGCACATGGTCAGGTATAAGCCTGTTGATGAGTTCAGGTGAAGCTCCAGATAACTGTAACCAGATGGGGAGAACACGAGTCAAAAAATAGAGGTTAGATTATCAACAACATATGGACCAGATGCACATGTCAATTGAGCCGTATGAAAACTTCATCCAACACCCTTGAACCAACTTAAGAGTACAGAATTATTAACATGCACTGCAGTGTTAATAAGAAAATGTCATTCTTGAACCGCTCTCTGTGTAAAAAATTCATTCATCATTCCTGAGCTAACTTATTTACCACAAGGAAAATAATATCAACCAATACTCAGCTTTCTTTTACACTTATCAGGCATATACTTGCTGCCATGGCCACCAATGGATAGCCAGATCCAACCATCATCGTTGGAACTTCATACCTCGCAATTAGATTAAAATCATATTAGTAGAAGGGATTTTCATTAAAAACACGTGTCTGACATGAAGCTGCAAGCACATGTCTGACATCCCTACTCTCAAATAAGGCTTCATGTTAGGCTATACTTATCTACAGGGCAGCTAAACAAGTTTGGATTCATGTCAGGCAAGCAAAGCACCAGCATATGTTCAAATATATAGTCATCCTTCAATGCCACGAGCATCAGCAAACTAGTTACATTTAACATTGTGCAGAGGAAAATAGCTAAAGAGCCACCTGAactacagatatatatatacatgcatatacacacacacacgcatatatatacatatgtatactTACATGGGTGAGTACATATATATCAGGGGAAACATGATCTTGCTGGTATGCCACTTGACATGGAAGCAAATTCAGGAACACTGATCAAAATTGTTGAATCAACGGCAACTAAGGCAAATCTTTCATTATTCATGAACAGGTTATTTACTTTTTCCTTCATTTCTGGGGAACCTACAAATACTTGGAAAGCCagatatttcttttatttttgtggcatttttgtttttttgaggGGGAAGGGGCGGATGAAGTTGATATTCACCTACCTTTAGACAAAGTGAACACAATACAACATTAAAACACTGAATATCAAAGCTCAAAAATCCTTGGGATCATCAGAGCCCAGAGGCTTTATTTACAGAATAATTTCCACAAAAGAAAAGCACACTTAATGCAAGGGTCAAAATGCATTAGAAGAAATAGGTGAGACGTACTTCCTGCTTAAAGTTGAAAAGTGGGGGCAAAGGGCGACCATTTGGGAGACGGGCATTGGGTTCGCGAAGATCATCGAAAAAAGGATGGGAACAGGCTTCTAGCTgcaatatcaggggaattaatttaATGGAAATTCAAATTGTGAACAGAAGAGAGCAAATTTCACGGCTAAGACCACAGGAGCTAATGCAAAACGCAGGGTTCAGCAAGATATTTACTGATGAGCACATTTTAATAAATGAAGCTTTGGAATTTATTTCAACACCAGTGTGACAAAATTCTAAGAAAACATGACATTCAACTCACAGCCGTGCAGCGAAGACTTGGTGAATACTGCAGAAGCCGCGAAGCAAGATCAATAGCCTCAGGTGGCATCCGTTTGTGAAACACCTGAACCAAAAAGCTGTGATAAATGTACAAGCTACTAGGAGACTGAGAACGAAACACAGTCCACGTGGATTAATTTAATAGTAAGCATATATTCCTAGAAGAGCATCTACAACATATCAGCAgcagtaacaataataataagcataattattaataaaaggTAATTACCTAGTACTAGTACCGCAAGGAGGGTAATAGAAGGAATGCACTGGGAAATCCCAATACAGAACATTCTGCATGCGCATATATATAAAACCTAAGTTACACCCAACTATAGAGCTACATCACCAAAAAACTCTCCAGAACTCTTTGAATAGTTTTTGGTTTTACATTGCACAGCTGGACATCTGCCAAAAACATATGTACAGGCAGAAACCACAAATAACCCTTGCCCAACAGAGAAGCCATGCATCTATAGTTAAATCATACAATGTAAAAGCAGTTCTACTACTCAGTTTCAACATCCATAACACCTGGTAACTGCATGATGGCATGCATGGTACAAGTACAGTTCAAGTGCCAACAAAATGTTTCCACACCCTGAAGGCATCAATTAtatagttaaaatcaattgtttCCTATAACATATTCTTTAAGCAGAACTTGAATATTTTTCAGTCCCCTATGGGACAGCCAGACTATATGAGAGCGAGCCTTCTATGTTGGAGCTCTCAAGTACATACTTGGGACAGGGCAGGATGGGGAGGGGTATGGGCAACCACTTAACGTGTAGGCCATGCCTAGTAGACTTCCCAACCCAAAAGAAATTGACTCTTAGGCTATTTGTCGGAAACTGCAAAGAACACTATGTTAGAGAACAAAACATAAAATGCATACCTTATGCCAGGGATGAGCTTTTATCTGGGGAAACCTGAAGTCCGTATAATTTGGATTCATACACCGAATTTCCTCTCGAGTAGGAGTACCAAGAACCTGCCACAAGGCGCCTAAGGCTTGGTCACATATTTACTACAGTTGTATGACACGCATATCACAGAGGCAATGAAACTGCACCTTTATAATCTCTACAAGTTGGTCAACTGCATTTTCTCCAGGAAACAATGGCTATGAAAGATAATTGCAATTAAGAAAATTCAGCAAAGTATAGGCAAAGAAATAAACTCAAAAAACAAATGAAAGAATTGTTAATAACTTCAGAAAATATATTGGCAGGGTAAGCACTAACCTGGCCTAGAAGAAGCTCTGCAAGAACACAACCAGCTGACCAAATGTCAATTGACGTTGAATATTCTGTTGCGCCAAATATAAGTTCCGGAGCTCGGTAATAGCGGGAgcatatgtatgatatgtttgctTCGCCCTTAACCTGATGACAACAAAATTTGGTGAAACCAAGCACAAACAGAacataatttacaaaaaaaaaataaaaaatgttacgTTGCATAATCACAACTTTGATAACATTGAGCACAAAGTtgtcttaaaaaataataatatgaataaAACCAAATGCAAATTCCGAATTTGATTCTCTGCTGTTACAATTACAATTAAGCTGAATATCTTCACGCACATTAACGAATACTTATTTATCTTTTgttataaattattaaaaaggCATAAAAAAGATCATGACATAAAACCCAGCCCCAACAGTTTTTGTGGGTTAGCCCAGTTTGTTGGCAATCATTTCCTATTCCAAATTTATTCAGTGCCCACATAAAGGGATTATTCAACATTGAACAGAATGAAGTCCAATGCCCTTTTAATCATCAATTGCCTCGGTCACGAACTGTACAAGataataaaatctttttcaaatCCAATGAAGTCCAAATAAAATTTCAACTCCCAATGCAACTTAAGTTTGAATCCATGTTGAATTCTACAAGCATATATTTGCATACTTTACTACTGTAGGCTGGGATTGATAATTTCGACAATATGCATTACACATGCAAACCAAAATTGCAGTTTCCCAAGAATCACTCCTAAATCCAATCAGTATCCATGCAagctgttagattaccactttacctaaaaggttTTAGCTGTtgggttgtgggccaacaatgtaaatcaagttttaacactcctaCATACTTTTAGAGTAAAAGTGAAAAACTAAGGAGGTGCACATACCAGAGCTTTTGCACTCCCAAAGTCACAAAGTTTCACTTGGTGAGTGAGAGGATCAACCTGTAGAATATAGACAATAGTCGCAGATTTTTAACAGTCCAACTCATTTAGAGAAAACTGACAAGAACCAACTTACCAGAAGATTTTGAGGCTTCACGTCCCTATGACAAACCCCAGGAACAGTATGGATATATGCCAGCCCCCTAAAAATCTGCAAGGTTTTTCCACATAATGTTTGgggttagaaaaaaaaaaaatgcaacctcacctcaaagaaaataaaaaaacaattcaGACCTGATAAGTGTAGAGTTTCACATAGATTAGAGGCATCCTCTGATTTGCATTGCTGTAATGCTTGAGGACCCGGAACATTGTCTCGGGGACATATTCCATAACCAAATTCAGAAAAAGCTCATCTTTACTTGTTGTAGAAAAGAAACAATGCTTCAGAGAAATCACATTTGGATGATCCATTAAGCGCATTAACTGTAGCTCACGATTTTTATAGCGCCTGTCCTGCAAGACCTTCTTTATAGCCACTGTCTCCCCACTTTCCAAGCATTTTGCCTAAGGCAGAGTGCATCAGGTAGCCATTTAGTAAAGATAATGACAGGGTCAGAAAAATACTTAACTTGCTATAAAACCAGCATGCCTGTACCTGGAAGACAATTCCAAATGATCCTGTACCCACAACGCGCTCTGCCATGTAACTAATTGTCTGaaagtatattaaaaaaaaaaactaggtaAACCCACCAACACAACTCAAACACAAATAgaataaaaacaaaaactaacATTAACAGATGGATCTCATCACCAATTCAGCTATTCAAAGTTCAACTGAGGCACTTCCAAGCACTCAGATGTTAGCTGTTCTTGGTATAAAAAGGAAAAATGCTATCTCCGgagaacaaaaaatatatataaatcaatAGTTGTAGCAGTTCCCATTTAAAATTCTGACCAAGGATTAACAGTAACTAACTTCATTTCATAAAATAAGAGGAAATTGAAGTAAATGCAAAATATATTAATAACCCCAAGAAgatgaatatgaaatattttattcaaaCCTGTTTTGGTTCACCATTTTTGCCTCCAATGGTAGTAGAAATAATGTGGCCAGTAACCGGGTCATTTCCCTCCATAACAGCAGACGACATTTCCTGCAATTCAAAAAAAACTCATTAGATTAAAACAAATGGATTATAGTTTTATACCTGATAAATGGGACACTTCTCTTAATTGATGATTGGAAAAACACAAGCCAAAAACAAAGCATAGATGCTCGTATGCACTGCCAGTTCTGAAACACATAAAATTCCTTAGTAGTTTTACTATAAAGTAGGTATAACACACATGTTACTTTTCCTTTACAGAACATATTAAGATATCACTACAGTTCTCTAATATGTTTCTATCATTCCACCACATTCATGCACAAACGCAAATAACATAATTAAATGTGTTTTATAAGATAAATttacagggaaaaaaaaaaacacacacacacgtgcagAGTCTGAAATCAGATGTCCAGATTTTGGGACAGTTTCTATGCCCAACACCCCATCTTTGTTGCAAAGTGCAACATCCAATTCTACATTCAATTGGTAAACTCACACAAACAAAaacagtgatgtttgtatttctcATTTTGGGCGTGTTTGTGCCATGGTATCCCCCATCAACCAATCACAGATAGAAACTAGGAAGAACAGTAAGTTATATAACTGACAATTAGTTTAAAGAGACAACTATGATGACGAGTGTCATACCACAAAGCACTACATATTCAAAGCACCCAATGCCATAAAACGCTTAGGGGAAACtgagataaggaaaataaaaagaaatatcaAGTGCACAAAAAGCAAAATGAAGTGACCATAGCTCACAAGAAAGCATCACATGCCTGAAAAGCTTGCATTTCAAACAACAGACTGttacaagagagagagagagagagagaatcaaacATCGCTAACTGCCTGAAGCAAACTACAACGAATTAAAGAACAATCCAccgaaagaaaaagaaaagcagCAAAAAGCGGAGAAAAATTACAACAAAATCATACCACAGAACTCCTAAAACTTAAAAGAGTACCTAACAGAAATTAGATATAACAAAAATCTAAAAAAGATCTAAGATCTAATGTCAAACTGTAATGAGTTTAAATAGGAAGCAGCAGGAAACAATAATCAAATGCAGAATAACTTCAAAATCCGCGAAAAAATTAACAATACAGAAAATCTGAGAAAAATGATAGTCACTAAACCCCAATGCCCAGTTTGGTTGCCGAGAAACGgtagaaagagagaagaaaagaaaatagacCTTGAGAatctaagaattttcatttttctgGGACGAGAGGAAAATAAAAACGTCATCTAACTGAACCTACACAACAATTAAGCTCAACTCAGCTCCAATTGTACTTTCTTTCCTCAAGCTTCTCAGCAACCAAAGGGAAAGTTAAGCAGGGGCCAAAAGCTCAACCTCTAGATCAAGATCTCCACAGCGAGATCAAGATCTCCATCACTGAGATCGCCATCATCAAAAGAAGATAGTGAGAAACGGCCCGATGATCTCCCCGAAGTCCTATCCCGCCAGCCAAACTCCGATTAGTGGGAGAGAACTCGCGACCACTAAGATCGCACAAAAACGAGCCTAAACCAAGGGCTTCGAGCTAgatccagagagagagagagagagagagagagtagtagaagaagaagaagaagaagaagaagaagaagaggaagaaggagaagaaggcggtgatggtggtggtggtggtggtagagTGGCCGGGAAATGGAGGGAGGAGGAGTACCTTGTCGTGATCCATGTCGGGGCGGCGAGAGGGAATCTTCAAGAGAGAGTCATGGCCTGGTGGTGGTGGTGGATGGTGAGACCCCAGAGAGAATGAGGCCATGTGGTGTACAGCTCTACTACtgcccccctccccctcttggtctctctctcgctctactttctctctctttgcttttctCCCTCTACTTTCtccctctttctctttctctctcccacTTTCCCACCCATTTTTCTCCCCGCTACTTTTTCTCGCTCCGGAACGGTAAACAGTGTGTGAAAAATTAGATAagaggggaagagagagagagagaggggacaATGGTGGCGTGATAGACCCACGCGACTATTCAAGCGAGTACGACAACGCTCCAATCAATcactgtttctctctctctcctcgcctCTCAAagtcgagagagagagaggacattGCTCCTCGcatgagtttttatttttattttttattttatttttatgaagcGGACAAAGGAGAGAATGTGTAATGAGTGGTGCTATGCTACGCTATGCCATTGACATATGATTGGTGCTTACCccattttccttcttttcctattttcaattattttctcaacatttatttatttataactctttaaaattaaataattccAACTTTCTTTTCAGCTTTCCTGTTGCTTTGACGTCAATTCTCCACCAATCCAAAAGTCCTATTTTAGTTCTACATAATTACTAATTTTAaacaatatatattttaatttttaaattaattttaattttccttAATTCTGTTCTttatagtttttaaaaattttaatgataaaatttAATCACACTCGCTTAATGAAAGTATCATCTCAAAGTTTTTTCAATGCCACATTCATGGTTTGGGGATATGAAGCAATTTTATACTTAATTACTATATGTGTATGACTTATAATTAATTTTgaagtaaaatatttaattaattttaaatttaaaattatttaaaaattggACTAACTTCTTAAACCT
This region includes:
- the LOC131149603 gene encoding shaggy-related protein kinase eta, with product MASFSLGSHHPPPPPGHDSLLKIPSRRPDMDHDKEMSSAVMEGNDPVTGHIISTTIGGKNGEPKQTISYMAERVVGTGSFGIVFQAKCLESGETVAIKKVLQDRRYKNRELQLMRLMDHPNVISLKHCFFSTTSKDELFLNLVMEYVPETMFRVLKHYSNANQRMPLIYVKLYTYQIFRGLAYIHTVPGVCHRDVKPQNLLVDPLTHQVKLCDFGSAKALVKGEANISYICSRYYRAPELIFGATEYSTSIDIWSAGCVLAELLLGQPLFPGENAVDQLVEIIKVLGTPTREEIRCMNPNYTDFRFPQIKAHPWHKVFHKRMPPEAIDLASRLLQYSPSLRCTALEACSHPFFDDLREPNARLPNGRPLPPLFNFKQELSGASPELINRLIPDHVRRQSGLSFPHPAGT